One genomic segment of Mycolicibacterium psychrotolerans includes these proteins:
- a CDS encoding NYN domain-containing protein, protein MRWIVDAMNVIGTRPDGWWRDRHRAMAGLVDRLERWSRAEQVDVTVVFEQPPVPPIESDVVTVAHAPAAAPNSADDEIVRLIGAQARPKQVVVATSDRTLAERVRSAGAGVIPAERLRDLIDPR, encoded by the coding sequence GTGCGCTGGATCGTCGATGCCATGAACGTGATCGGAACGCGGCCCGACGGATGGTGGCGCGACCGGCACCGCGCGATGGCGGGTCTGGTCGACCGCCTCGAGCGATGGTCTCGGGCCGAGCAGGTGGACGTCACGGTGGTCTTCGAGCAGCCGCCCGTGCCGCCCATCGAATCCGACGTCGTCACCGTCGCGCATGCCCCGGCGGCAGCGCCGAACTCTGCCGACGACGAGATCGTCCGATTGATCGGTGCGCAGGCCCGGCCCAAGCAGGTCGTGGTTGCGACGTCGGACCGGACGCTGGCCGAACGGGTCAGGTCGGCCGGGGCCGGGGTGATCCCGGCGGAACGGCTGCGTGACCTGATCGACCCGCGCTGA
- a CDS encoding crotonase/enoyl-CoA hydratase family protein, translating into MVDEVLTERRGRALIITINRPEARNAFNLAVARGLADAMDELDGNPELSVSIITGADGNFCAGMDLKAFMAGEVPAIPGRGIGFTERPPRKPVIAAVEGYALAGGTEIVLATDLVVAARNAKFGIPEVKRGLVAAGGGLLRLPHRIPYQKALELALTGDSFTAEEAAQWGFVNVLTEPGEALDGALALADRITANGPLAVAVTKEIIVKSAEWTESEMWLKQGELIEPVFSSKDAMEGATAFAEKRKPNWTGT; encoded by the coding sequence GTGGTCGACGAGGTTCTCACCGAACGCCGCGGGCGAGCCCTGATCATCACCATCAACCGGCCGGAGGCGCGTAACGCGTTCAACCTTGCGGTGGCGCGGGGCCTGGCCGATGCGATGGACGAACTCGACGGGAATCCTGAGCTGTCGGTGTCGATCATCACCGGCGCGGACGGCAATTTCTGTGCGGGCATGGATCTGAAGGCGTTCATGGCGGGCGAGGTGCCCGCGATCCCCGGCCGCGGCATCGGCTTCACCGAGCGGCCGCCACGCAAACCCGTGATCGCCGCGGTCGAGGGCTACGCGCTGGCGGGCGGCACCGAGATCGTGCTGGCCACCGACCTGGTGGTCGCGGCAAGGAACGCGAAGTTCGGCATCCCGGAGGTCAAGCGCGGTCTGGTCGCCGCGGGTGGTGGGCTGCTGCGGCTGCCACACCGCATCCCGTACCAGAAGGCCCTGGAGCTTGCGCTGACCGGTGACAGCTTCACCGCCGAGGAGGCCGCGCAATGGGGCTTCGTCAACGTGCTCACCGAACCCGGCGAGGCGCTCGACGGCGCCCTGGCGCTGGCCGATCGCATCACCGCCAACGGTCCGCTCGCGGTGGCGGTCACCAAGGAGATCATCGTGAAATCGGCGGAGTGGACCGAGAGCGAGATGTGGCTCAAGCAGGGCGAACTCATCGAACCGGTGTTCTCGTCCAAGGACGCGATGGAGGGGGCGACGGCGTTCGCCGAGAAGCGCAAGCCGAACTGGACGGGGACCTGA
- a CDS encoding thiolase family protein has translation MPTPVIVGAARTAIGRSFKGTLVNTPPETLITTVLPEVVRRSGVDPADVDDIIFAESHYGGGDLARYAATATGLEHVPGQSVNRHCAGSLTAIGNASAQIGSGMERVLIAGGVQSLSMTPLVNWRIPGPELTFEERWMPPTHVETPDAPAKDMSITVGWNTAQAVGITREEMDAWAARSHQRAVAAIDAGKFVDEIIPLKVTQFDGSVTDFSVDEHPRRDTTVEKLAGLKVLHPEIEGFSITAGNSSGTNDAAAGVALVEADYAAANGLTVMATVRAWASAGVAPKDCGLGALKAIGKVLDRAGLKASDVALWEINEAFASVPIAACREFGLDEDLVNFSGSGCSLGHPIAASGARMVTTLVYELQRRGGGIGIAAMCAGGGQGGAVVVEV, from the coding sequence ATGCCAACTCCCGTCATCGTCGGCGCTGCCAGGACGGCCATCGGCCGATCGTTCAAAGGCACGCTGGTCAACACCCCGCCCGAAACGCTGATCACCACGGTGCTGCCCGAGGTGGTGCGGCGCTCCGGCGTCGACCCGGCGGATGTCGACGACATCATCTTCGCCGAATCTCATTACGGCGGAGGCGATCTGGCGCGATATGCCGCCACCGCGACCGGCCTGGAACACGTGCCGGGGCAATCGGTGAATCGGCACTGCGCCGGCAGCCTCACCGCGATCGGCAACGCGTCGGCGCAGATCGGCTCCGGGATGGAGCGGGTACTGATCGCCGGCGGCGTGCAGTCACTGTCGATGACGCCGCTGGTGAACTGGCGCATACCCGGCCCCGAGTTGACGTTCGAGGAGCGCTGGATGCCACCGACCCATGTCGAGACACCCGACGCGCCGGCCAAGGACATGTCCATCACGGTCGGCTGGAACACCGCGCAGGCCGTCGGCATCACCCGCGAGGAGATGGACGCGTGGGCGGCGCGCTCGCACCAGCGCGCCGTCGCGGCCATCGACGCAGGCAAGTTCGTCGACGAGATCATCCCGCTGAAGGTGACGCAGTTCGACGGTTCGGTGACCGACTTCAGCGTCGACGAGCATCCGCGCCGCGACACGACCGTCGAGAAGCTGGCCGGGCTCAAAGTTCTCCATCCCGAGATCGAGGGATTCTCGATCACCGCAGGCAACAGCAGCGGCACCAACGATGCCGCAGCGGGGGTCGCGTTGGTCGAGGCGGACTACGCGGCGGCGAACGGTCTCACCGTGATGGCGACTGTCAGAGCCTGGGCCTCTGCGGGTGTCGCCCCGAAAGACTGTGGGCTCGGCGCGCTGAAAGCGATCGGCAAGGTGCTCGACCGGGCGGGCCTGAAGGCCTCCGACGTCGCGCTGTGGGAGATCAACGAAGCGTTCGCATCGGTGCCGATCGCGGCGTGCCGCGAGTTCGGCCTGGACGAGGATCTGGTCAACTTCTCGGGCAGCGGCTGCAGCCTCGGACATCCGATCGCCGCCTCGGGCGCCAGGATGGTGACTACGCTGGTCTACGAACTGCAGCGGCGCGGCGGTGGCATCGGCATCGCCGCGATGTGCGCCGGTGGCGGGCAGGGCGGCGCGGTCGTCGTCGAGGTCTGA
- a CDS encoding GntR family transcriptional regulator, with product MSTFDFAVRPQLAEDVARIVRQRIFDGTYAAGAYVRLDQLAAELGISVTPVREALFELKAEGLLDQQPRRGFVIRPVTVRDITDVAQVQAHIGGELAARAAAAITAAALEQLTGIQSDLEAAYAAGDGQRAVRLNHDFHRAINVAADSPKLAQLMSQITRYAPETVFPTIDGWPDSSNRHHRRLLDALAARDEDRARAAMSEHLAAGAAPLIEHLTRRGVIA from the coding sequence GTGAGCACTTTCGACTTCGCGGTCAGGCCGCAGCTCGCCGAGGACGTGGCCCGGATCGTGCGGCAGCGGATTTTCGACGGAACCTACGCTGCCGGGGCGTACGTGCGGCTCGACCAGCTCGCGGCCGAACTCGGCATCAGCGTGACCCCGGTGCGTGAGGCGCTGTTCGAGCTCAAGGCCGAGGGTCTGCTCGACCAGCAGCCGCGCCGGGGTTTCGTCATCCGGCCGGTGACGGTGCGCGACATCACCGACGTCGCGCAGGTCCAGGCCCACATCGGCGGCGAGCTCGCGGCGCGCGCCGCGGCCGCCATCACCGCTGCCGCGCTCGAGCAACTGACCGGCATCCAGAGCGACCTGGAGGCCGCGTACGCCGCCGGCGACGGGCAGCGGGCCGTCCGGCTGAATCACGACTTCCACCGGGCGATCAACGTCGCCGCCGATTCTCCGAAGCTCGCGCAGCTGATGTCGCAGATCACCCGGTATGCGCCTGAGACGGTGTTCCCGACGATCGACGGCTGGCCCGATAGTTCGAACCGGCACCACCGCCGGCTGCTCGACGCCTTGGCCGCGCGGGACGAAGACCGGGCACGCGCGGCCATGTCGGAGCATCTGGCCGCCGGCGCCGCGCCGCTGATCGAGCACCTCACCCGGCGCGGCGTCATCGCCTGA
- a CDS encoding acyl-CoA dehydrogenase family protein — protein sequence MSRLAQTLGLSEFQTEIIATVRQFVDKEIIPAAQELDHNDTYPQAIVDAMREMGLFGLMIPEEYGGLGESLLTYALCVEELARGWMSVSGVINTHFIVAYMIRQHGTDEQKRNLLPRMATGEARGAFSMSEPELGSDVAAIRTRATDNGDGTYTIDGQKMWLTNGGSSTLVATLVRTDLGADKPHRNLTAFLIEKPTGFGEVAPGLTIPGKLDKLGYKGVDTTEMVFDGYRAAATDILGAAPGQGFAQMMDGVEVGRVNVAARACGVGIRAFELAARYAQQRSTFGKPIAEHQAIAFQLAEMATKVEAAHLMMVNAARLKDSGERNDVAAGMAKYFASEVCAEVTQQSFRIHGGYGYSKEYEIERLMRDAPFLLIGEGTSEIQKSIISKRLLADYRV from the coding sequence ATGAGTAGGCTCGCGCAGACGCTGGGGCTCAGCGAGTTCCAGACCGAGATCATCGCGACCGTGCGGCAGTTCGTCGACAAGGAGATCATCCCCGCCGCGCAGGAGCTCGACCACAACGACACCTATCCTCAGGCCATCGTCGACGCCATGCGCGAGATGGGCCTGTTCGGCCTGATGATCCCCGAGGAGTACGGCGGCCTCGGCGAATCACTGCTGACCTATGCGCTGTGCGTGGAGGAGCTGGCGCGTGGCTGGATGAGTGTCTCGGGCGTCATCAACACCCATTTCATCGTCGCCTACATGATCCGTCAGCACGGCACCGACGAGCAGAAGCGAAACCTCCTGCCGCGCATGGCCACCGGCGAGGCCCGGGGTGCGTTCTCGATGTCCGAGCCCGAACTGGGATCCGACGTCGCGGCGATCCGCACCCGGGCCACCGACAACGGCGACGGCACGTACACCATCGACGGGCAGAAGATGTGGCTCACCAACGGTGGGAGTTCCACCCTGGTCGCGACATTGGTGCGCACCGACCTGGGCGCGGACAAGCCCCATCGCAACCTGACCGCGTTCCTGATCGAAAAGCCCACCGGCTTCGGGGAAGTCGCTCCCGGGCTGACCATTCCGGGCAAGCTCGACAAGCTCGGGTACAAGGGTGTCGACACCACCGAGATGGTCTTCGACGGGTACCGGGCCGCGGCGACCGACATCCTCGGTGCTGCGCCGGGGCAGGGATTCGCCCAGATGATGGACGGCGTCGAGGTGGGCCGGGTCAATGTCGCCGCCCGGGCGTGCGGGGTGGGGATCCGGGCCTTCGAATTGGCCGCGCGGTACGCCCAGCAGCGCAGCACCTTCGGCAAGCCGATCGCCGAGCACCAGGCCATCGCCTTTCAGTTGGCCGAGATGGCGACGAAAGTCGAGGCCGCCCACCTGATGATGGTCAACGCGGCCCGGCTCAAGGACTCCGGAGAGCGCAACGACGTCGCCGCGGGCATGGCGAAGTACTTCGCCAGCGAGGTGTGCGCGGAGGTCACCCAGCAGAGCTTCCGGATTCACGGCGGGTACGGCTACTCCAAGGAGTACGAGATCGAGCGGTTGATGCGCGATGCCCCGTTCCTGTTGATCGGCGAGGGGACCAGCGAGATCCAGAAGAGCATCATCAGCAAGCGGCTGCTCGCCGACTATCGGGTGTGA
- a CDS encoding acetyl-CoA C-acetyltransferase: MREAVICEPVRTPIGRYGGTFRDLTAVDLGVAALQGLLERTGVAPEAVQDVIVGHCYPSMEAPAIGRVIALDAGLPVTVPGMQVDRRCGSGLQAVIQACLQISSGSNDLVVAGGAESMSNVVYHSTEMRWGPARGGITVHDGLARGRTTAGGRNHPVPGGMLETAENLRRQYAISREEQDELAVRSHQRAVAAQNDGLLAETIIPVSVRSRSGGNLIDTDEHPRADTSVEKLAALKPVLLHADPQATVTAGNSSGQNDAASMCLVTTREKAGEFGLTPLVRIVSWAVAGVPPETMGIGPVPATEAALGKAGLQLADIDLIELNEAFAAQALACMREWGFAEADLERTNVHGSGISLGHPVGATGGRMLATLARELHRRQGRFGLATMCIGGGQGLAAIFERVDA; this comes from the coding sequence ATGCGGGAGGCGGTGATCTGCGAACCGGTCCGCACGCCGATCGGTCGCTACGGCGGCACGTTCCGTGACCTCACCGCCGTGGACCTCGGCGTCGCCGCTCTGCAGGGACTGCTCGAGCGGACCGGCGTGGCGCCCGAGGCCGTGCAGGACGTGATCGTCGGGCACTGCTATCCCAGCATGGAGGCGCCGGCGATCGGCCGGGTCATAGCGCTCGACGCCGGGCTGCCCGTCACGGTGCCCGGGATGCAAGTCGACCGGCGGTGCGGCTCCGGGCTGCAGGCGGTGATCCAGGCGTGCCTGCAGATCTCCAGCGGCTCAAACGATCTCGTCGTCGCCGGCGGTGCGGAATCGATGAGCAACGTGGTGTACCACTCCACCGAGATGCGCTGGGGACCTGCGCGCGGCGGCATCACCGTGCACGACGGACTGGCCCGGGGCAGGACCACCGCGGGCGGCAGGAATCACCCGGTACCCGGCGGCATGCTCGAGACCGCGGAGAACTTGCGCAGGCAGTACGCCATCTCGCGGGAGGAGCAGGACGAGCTCGCCGTGCGGTCACATCAGCGGGCGGTCGCCGCCCAGAACGACGGTCTGCTCGCCGAGACGATCATTCCCGTGTCGGTCCGCAGCCGCTCCGGCGGAAACCTGATCGACACCGACGAGCATCCGCGCGCCGACACCTCGGTCGAGAAGCTCGCCGCGCTGAAACCTGTTCTACTGCATGCGGATCCGCAGGCCACCGTCACGGCGGGTAACTCCAGCGGGCAGAACGACGCGGCCTCGATGTGCCTGGTGACCACCCGGGAGAAGGCCGGGGAATTCGGACTCACCCCGTTGGTCCGGATCGTGTCGTGGGCGGTGGCCGGTGTGCCGCCCGAGACGATGGGAATCGGACCGGTGCCGGCGACGGAGGCAGCGCTGGGCAAGGCCGGGCTCCAACTCGCCGACATCGACCTCATCGAACTGAACGAAGCGTTCGCGGCGCAGGCGCTGGCGTGCATGCGCGAATGGGGTTTCGCAGAGGCGGATCTGGAGCGCACCAATGTGCACGGCTCGGGTATCTCCCTCGGGCACCCCGTCGGCGCTACCGGCGGCCGGATGCTCGCGACACTGGCGCGGGAACTGCACCGTCGGCAGGGCCGCTTCGGCCTGGCGACCATGTGCATCGGCGGCGGTCAGGGGCTGGCCGCGATCTTCGAAAGGGTGGACGCGTGA
- the fabG gene encoding 3-oxoacyl-ACP reductase FabG, giving the protein MDAVALLAGQTAVVTGGAQGLGLAIAQRFVDEGARVILGDVNLEATQAAADALGGADVARAVRCDVTDAREVDALVGAATEHFGGLDIMVNNAGITRDATMRKMTEEQFDQVIAVHLKGTWNGLRAAAAVMRENKRGAIVNMSSISGKVGMVGQTNYSAAKAGIVGMTKAAAKELAYLGVRVNAIQPGLIRSAMTEAMPQRIWDAKVAEVPMGRAGEPDEVAKVALFLASDLSSYMTGTVLEITGGRHL; this is encoded by the coding sequence ATGGATGCAGTGGCACTACTGGCTGGTCAGACCGCGGTGGTCACCGGGGGAGCGCAGGGCTTGGGTCTCGCCATCGCGCAACGGTTCGTCGACGAAGGTGCCCGCGTGATCCTCGGCGACGTGAATCTGGAGGCGACGCAGGCCGCGGCCGACGCCCTCGGTGGCGCCGACGTCGCACGCGCGGTGCGCTGCGACGTGACCGATGCCCGGGAGGTCGATGCGTTGGTCGGGGCAGCGACCGAGCATTTCGGCGGTCTGGACATCATGGTCAACAATGCGGGCATCACCCGGGACGCCACGATGCGCAAGATGACAGAGGAGCAGTTCGACCAGGTGATCGCGGTGCATCTGAAGGGCACCTGGAACGGCCTGCGGGCTGCGGCGGCGGTGATGCGGGAGAACAAGCGCGGCGCGATCGTGAACATGTCGTCGATCTCCGGCAAGGTCGGCATGGTCGGGCAGACGAACTACTCGGCCGCCAAGGCCGGCATCGTCGGGATGACCAAGGCCGCCGCCAAGGAACTCGCCTATCTCGGTGTGCGGGTCAACGCCATCCAGCCCGGGCTGATCCGCTCGGCGATGACCGAGGCCATGCCGCAACGCATTTGGGACGCCAAAGTGGCCGAGGTGCCGATGGGCCGTGCAGGCGAACCCGACGAAGTGGCCAAGGTCGCACTGTTCCTGGCTTCCGATCTGTCCTCCTACATGACGGGTACCGTCCTCGAGATCACCGGCGGGCGTCACCTCTGA
- a CDS encoding acyl-CoA dehydrogenase family protein, translated as MSPPDVSDEDFREILAQTRHFVRTAVVPREQEILSDDRVPDDLREQVEKMGLFGYAIPQEWGGLGLNLAQDVELAMELGYTSLALRSMFGTNNGIAGQVLVGYGTEEQKSTWLERIATGDVVASFALTEPGAGSNPSGLRTKAVRDGEGWVINGSKQYITNAPTADLFVTFARTRPADADGAGIAVFLVPADTAGVAVGAKDKKMGQEGAWTADVTFTDVRVGQNALVGGAEDIGYRAALTSLARGRVHIAALAVGTAQRALDESVAYAATATQGGTPIGDFQLVQAMLADQQTGVMAGRALVRDTARLWITGEDRRLAPSAAKLFCTEMVGRVADLAVQVHGGAGYMRDVPVERIYRDVRLLRLYEGTSEIQRLIIGGGLVKAAKTTQR; from the coding sequence ATGAGCCCCCCCGATGTGAGCGATGAGGATTTCCGCGAGATCCTGGCGCAGACTCGGCACTTCGTCCGCACCGCCGTCGTCCCTCGTGAGCAGGAGATCCTGTCCGACGACCGCGTCCCCGACGACCTGCGTGAGCAGGTCGAGAAGATGGGCCTGTTCGGGTATGCGATCCCGCAGGAGTGGGGTGGCCTCGGGCTGAATCTGGCACAGGACGTGGAACTCGCGATGGAACTCGGTTACACCTCGCTCGCCCTACGCTCGATGTTCGGCACGAACAACGGCATCGCGGGACAGGTCCTCGTCGGCTACGGCACCGAGGAGCAGAAGTCCACCTGGCTGGAACGCATCGCCACCGGCGACGTCGTCGCATCGTTCGCTCTCACCGAACCGGGCGCGGGGTCGAATCCATCGGGGTTGCGCACTAAAGCCGTTCGGGACGGCGAAGGGTGGGTCATCAACGGCAGTAAGCAGTACATCACCAACGCGCCCACGGCGGATCTGTTCGTGACGTTCGCCCGCACCCGACCGGCCGACGCCGACGGCGCAGGCATCGCGGTGTTCCTGGTTCCCGCCGACACGGCCGGTGTCGCCGTCGGCGCCAAGGACAAGAAGATGGGGCAGGAAGGCGCGTGGACCGCCGATGTCACCTTCACCGACGTCCGCGTCGGCCAGAACGCCCTCGTCGGCGGCGCCGAGGACATCGGCTACCGCGCGGCACTGACCTCCCTGGCCCGCGGCCGGGTGCACATCGCCGCGCTCGCGGTCGGCACCGCCCAGCGAGCCCTCGACGAATCGGTGGCATACGCCGCGACCGCCACGCAGGGCGGCACTCCGATCGGAGACTTTCAGTTGGTACAGGCGATGCTCGCCGACCAGCAGACCGGGGTGATGGCCGGCCGCGCGCTGGTCCGCGACACCGCCCGGCTGTGGATCACCGGCGAGGACCGCAGGCTAGCCCCCTCTGCCGCGAAGCTGTTCTGCACCGAAATGGTCGGCAGGGTGGCCGATCTCGCCGTCCAGGTCCACGGCGGCGCCGGCTACATGCGCGACGTCCCGGTCGAGCGCATCTATCGGGACGTTCGCCTGCTCCGGCTGTACGAGGGCACCAGCGAGATCCAGCGACTCATCATCGGCGGGGGTCTGGTGAAGGCCGCCAAGACAACTCAGCGATGA
- a CDS encoding MaoC family dehydratase: MKKFNDLTEFVAAEGTQLGPTEWLEITQERVNLFADATDDHQWIHVDPERAADGPFGGTIAHGLLTLSLLPHFTHQLYTVDNVAMAINYGYNKVRFITPVRVGARLRARAVVSAVSRLENAVQATVSTTVEIEGSEKPAAIAESIVRFIG, from the coding sequence GTGAAGAAATTCAACGACCTAACCGAGTTCGTGGCGGCCGAGGGTACCCAGCTCGGCCCCACCGAGTGGCTCGAGATCACGCAGGAGCGGGTCAATCTGTTCGCCGACGCCACGGACGACCACCAGTGGATCCACGTCGACCCGGAGCGGGCGGCCGACGGACCGTTCGGTGGCACGATCGCGCACGGCTTGCTGACCCTGTCGCTGCTCCCTCACTTCACTCACCAGCTCTACACGGTCGACAACGTCGCGATGGCGATCAACTACGGCTACAACAAGGTCCGGTTCATCACGCCCGTGCGGGTCGGAGCACGGTTGCGGGCCCGCGCCGTGGTCTCGGCCGTCAGCCGACTCGAGAACGCCGTGCAGGCCACGGTGAGCACGACCGTGGAGATCGAGGGATCGGAGAAGCCCGCGGCGATCGCCGAATCCATCGTGCGTTTCATCGGCTGA